A single window of Pontiella agarivorans DNA harbors:
- the nspC gene encoding carboxynorspermidine decarboxylase: protein MDIKTPAFLVDEDLVRKNCEILVSVKQQTDCKILLALKGFALWPMFPMIGNYLDGVCASSPWEARLGREEFGKEVHAYAAAYSEADFAELLTLCDEIDFNSFHQLNRFRTAGNSDIKFGLRINPECSTQDPAHAIYDPCAPQSRLGIRRKDFKEQDLTGISGLHFHTLCEQNADDLETTLKAVEEQFGDLLPKMEWVNFGGGHHITRDDYDIDLLVKLINDFKAQYDVQVILEPGEAVALNAGVLVTTVLDVIDNDGAIAILDISCTCHMPDVLEMPYRPEIENAALPGAKPYTYKLAGLSCLAGDIIGDYSFDEPLQIGDRLIFNDMAHYSMVKTTFFNGIQHPDIAVQRGDRIEVLREFGYADYRARLA, encoded by the coding sequence ATGGATATTAAAACGCCAGCCTTCCTCGTGGACGAGGATCTCGTTCGAAAAAACTGCGAGATCCTTGTTTCCGTAAAGCAACAGACGGACTGCAAAATCCTGCTCGCCCTGAAAGGCTTTGCCCTCTGGCCGATGTTTCCAATGATTGGAAACTATCTCGACGGCGTATGCGCCAGCTCGCCGTGGGAAGCGCGGCTCGGCCGCGAAGAATTCGGCAAAGAGGTTCACGCCTACGCCGCCGCCTATTCCGAAGCCGATTTCGCAGAACTGCTGACGCTCTGCGATGAAATCGACTTTAATTCATTTCATCAGCTTAATCGCTTCCGAACCGCCGGCAACTCAGACATAAAGTTCGGCTTACGCATCAACCCCGAATGCTCCACGCAGGACCCGGCCCATGCCATCTACGATCCCTGCGCCCCCCAATCCCGCCTCGGTATCCGCCGCAAGGATTTTAAAGAACAGGACCTGACCGGCATTTCCGGCCTCCATTTTCACACCCTGTGCGAGCAGAATGCCGACGACCTGGAAACCACGCTGAAAGCGGTTGAAGAGCAGTTCGGCGATCTGCTTCCGAAAATGGAATGGGTCAATTTCGGCGGTGGACACCACATTACGCGCGACGACTACGACATCGACCTGCTCGTCAAACTGATCAACGACTTCAAAGCCCAATATGATGTGCAGGTCATTCTTGAACCCGGCGAGGCCGTCGCCCTGAATGCCGGCGTACTGGTGACCACCGTGCTGGATGTCATCGACAACGACGGCGCGATTGCGATCCTCGACATCTCCTGCACCTGCCATATGCCCGACGTGCTGGAAATGCCCTACCGCCCCGAAATTGAAAATGCCGCGCTTCCCGGGGCCAAACCCTACACCTATAAGCTGGCCGGGCTCAGCTGCCTCGCTGGCGATATCATCGGCGACTACTCCTTCGACGAACCGCTTCAGATCGGCGACCGGCTGATCTTCAACGACATGGCCCACTATTCCATGGTGAAAACCACCTTCTTCAATGGCATTCAGCACCCCGACATCGCGGTGCAGCGCGGTGACCGGATCGAGGTCCTGCGCGAATTCGGCTATGCCGACTACCGCGCTAGACTGGCTTAA
- a CDS encoding saccharopine dehydrogenase family protein — protein sequence MSKVLIIGAGGVSGVVVHKCAALPEVFSEIMLASRTQSKCEAIAAQLDRPIQTAQVDADNVPELVELIKSFGPELVINVALPYQDLHIMDACLETGVHYLDTANYEPEDTAKFEYKWQWAYHDRFKEAGLMALLGSGFDPGVTSVFCTYIQKHYLDEIHTIDIIDCNAGDHGYPFATNFNPEINIREVTAKGRYWQNGEWIETDPLSVKHAFEVPEEIGNLNIYLMYHEELESLGKHIKGLKRARFWMSFGDAYLKHLEVLGNVGMTRIDEVEFNGQKIIPLQFLKTLLPDPASLGPRTKGKTWIGCQVSGIKNGQSKTVTIYNTCDHQECYAEVQSQAISYTTGVPCMIGAKMLLENKWTGDGVFNIEQMDPDPFMDDLNKYGLPWKVIEGAVAELD from the coding sequence ATGTCAAAGGTTTTGATCATCGGAGCGGGCGGAGTCAGTGGCGTAGTGGTGCACAAATGCGCCGCGCTTCCGGAGGTGTTTTCTGAAATCATGCTGGCGAGCCGTACGCAGTCAAAATGCGAGGCCATTGCCGCACAGCTGGACCGCCCGATCCAGACGGCGCAGGTCGATGCCGACAACGTGCCGGAACTGGTGGAACTGATTAAAAGCTTCGGTCCCGAGCTGGTCATCAACGTGGCACTTCCCTATCAGGATCTGCACATTATGGACGCCTGTCTCGAAACCGGCGTGCACTATCTCGATACCGCAAACTATGAACCCGAAGACACGGCCAAGTTTGAATACAAATGGCAGTGGGCCTATCACGACCGTTTTAAAGAAGCCGGTCTCATGGCCCTGCTCGGTTCCGGATTCGACCCCGGCGTCACCTCGGTTTTCTGCACTTACATCCAGAAACACTATCTTGATGAAATCCACACTATCGACATCATCGACTGCAACGCCGGTGACCATGGTTATCCCTTCGCCACCAACTTCAACCCGGAAATCAATATCCGCGAAGTCACCGCCAAGGGCCGCTACTGGCAAAACGGCGAATGGATCGAAACCGACCCGCTTTCCGTGAAACACGCCTTCGAGGTACCGGAGGAAATCGGAAATCTGAATATCTACCTGATGTATCACGAGGAACTCGAGTCGCTCGGAAAACATATAAAAGGGTTGAAACGCGCACGCTTCTGGATGAGCTTCGGCGATGCCTACCTCAAACACCTCGAAGTGCTCGGCAATGTCGGTATGACCCGCATCGACGAAGTGGAATTCAACGGGCAGAAAATCATTCCGCTGCAGTTCCTCAAAACCCTCCTCCCCGATCCCGCTTCGCTCGGCCCGCGTACCAAAGGTAAAACGTGGATCGGCTGCCAGGTTAGCGGCATCAAAAACGGACAGTCCAAAACCGTCACCATCTACAACACCTGCGACCATCAGGAATGCTATGCCGAAGTGCAGTCGCAGGCCATCTCCTACACCACCGGCGTGCCCTGCATGATCGGCGCAAAAATGCTGCTGGAGAATAAATGGACCGGCGACGGCGTCTTTAACATTGAGCAGATGGACCCCGATCCGTTCATGGATGACCTCAACAAATACGGCCTGCCCTGGAAGGTCATCGAGGGTGCCGTGGCTGAGCTCGATTGA
- a CDS encoding AraC family transcriptional regulator codes for MSDSVKKLNFGAYENPYSGKGIEFEPRGITASSELPTLHEAGYIPGNTNWNFPNVLSPFWRLYYNFDPGHHIQLENRIYDLKPDRVLLIPDHVLFHCIGEQPTRNLWLHFSLGKRLTAQQQIPVILKPTDLQLQLIHNLAEEIAEGTSGTNRIFHRSLALIHLCISHRDINWAPPLPGRLQTVIRYINEHMADKLPNELLAANAGISIETLCRLFSKYLHTSPARYVNQIRISRAGHLLEHSDLSIDQIAELTGFPNRAYFSRVFKQVSTLAPAEFRERKLTHLSLYKH; via the coding sequence ATGTCTGATTCTGTCAAAAAATTAAATTTCGGCGCCTACGAAAACCCGTACTCCGGCAAGGGAATTGAATTCGAGCCGCGCGGCATCACAGCCTCTTCGGAACTGCCGACGCTGCATGAAGCCGGCTATATTCCGGGCAATACCAACTGGAACTTTCCCAATGTACTCAGTCCATTCTGGCGGCTCTATTACAACTTCGACCCCGGTCATCACATCCAGCTCGAAAACCGGATCTATGACCTGAAACCCGACCGGGTACTGCTTATTCCGGATCATGTCCTGTTTCACTGCATCGGCGAGCAACCCACCCGCAACCTGTGGCTCCATTTTTCGTTGGGAAAACGCCTCACCGCCCAACAGCAGATTCCGGTCATCCTCAAACCGACCGACCTCCAGTTACAGCTGATTCACAATCTTGCCGAAGAAATTGCCGAGGGCACTTCCGGCACAAACCGTATTTTTCACCGCAGCCTGGCCCTCATCCACCTCTGCATCAGCCACCGCGACATCAACTGGGCTCCGCCGCTGCCCGGAAGACTCCAGACTGTGATTCGTTACATCAATGAACATATGGCGGACAAATTGCCGAACGAACTGCTCGCCGCAAACGCCGGCATCAGCATCGAAACCCTGTGCCGCCTTTTCAGCAAATACCTGCACACCTCGCCGGCCCGTTACGTCAACCAGATCCGCATCAGCCGCGCAGGACATCTGCTCGAACATTCCGATCTCTCCATCGACCAGATTGCCGAACTCACCGGATTCCCCAACCGCGCTTATTTCAGCCGGGTTTTCAAACAGGTCAGCACGCTTGCACCGGCAGAATTCCGCGAGCGGAAACTGACCCACCTCAGCCTGTATAAACATTAG
- a CDS encoding fatty acid desaturase translates to MPELVEEKVCWYRSPIDKALRKKLMERSDAKGLIHVVSLILLSLSTGFGVWYSAHHFHWSLTLLALFVHGTCFTFLGEHAGIHELSHGTVFKTKVLNEFFLKLIGFFTWKNIHVYRASHTRHHMATVHCKQDLEVPLPYKVTLRQWIGYYTFDVDRFLGTNWQIIRNAFGVLSGDWENYLFPEGSKDRKKVFAYARIVLMGHLLIVAGIIYLQDWILLLLFTFPTYATWLAWLVTIPQHAGLQPDTPDFRLCCRSVKVDPFTLFLHWNMDYHVEHHMFAGVPFYNLPKLREAIKDDLPPMRPFFETWKEIRHTLKKQKTDPAYCYIPEIPKG, encoded by the coding sequence ATGCCTGAGCTCGTTGAAGAAAAAGTTTGCTGGTATCGCAGTCCCATTGATAAAGCGCTGCGGAAAAAACTGATGGAGCGGAGTGATGCCAAGGGGTTGATTCATGTTGTTTCGCTGATTCTGCTGTCACTGTCGACCGGATTCGGGGTCTGGTATTCGGCACATCATTTTCACTGGAGCCTTACACTGCTGGCCCTGTTTGTTCATGGCACCTGCTTCACGTTTCTGGGTGAGCATGCCGGAATTCATGAACTGTCGCACGGCACTGTGTTTAAAACGAAAGTGCTGAATGAATTTTTCCTGAAACTGATCGGTTTTTTTACCTGGAAGAATATTCATGTATACCGCGCCAGCCACACGCGGCACCACATGGCCACCGTGCACTGCAAGCAGGATCTTGAGGTTCCGCTTCCTTATAAAGTCACGCTGCGGCAATGGATTGGGTATTACACGTTTGACGTTGACCGTTTTCTCGGCACCAACTGGCAGATTATCCGCAATGCCTTCGGTGTATTGAGCGGAGATTGGGAAAACTATCTGTTTCCCGAAGGTTCCAAAGATCGGAAAAAAGTTTTCGCCTATGCCCGCATCGTCCTCATGGGGCACCTGCTGATTGTGGCTGGAATCATCTATTTGCAGGACTGGATTCTGCTGTTGCTTTTCACGTTCCCGACCTATGCCACCTGGCTGGCCTGGCTGGTGACGATTCCGCAGCATGCGGGGCTGCAGCCCGATACGCCGGATTTCCGTTTGTGCTGCCGTTCGGTCAAGGTTGATCCGTTCACGCTCTTTCTGCACTGGAATATGGACTACCACGTGGAGCACCATATGTTTGCCGGGGTGCCGTTCTATAATCTGCCGAAACTGCGTGAAGCGATTAAAGACGATCTTCCGCCGATGCGCCCGTTTTTCGAAACCTGGAAAGAGATCCGGCATACGCTGAAAAAGCAGAAAACGGATCCGGCCTATTGTTATATTCCGGAGATTCCAAAGGGCTAG
- a CDS encoding trans-sulfuration enzyme family protein — MKFDTAAIHIGQEPDRETGAVIPPVYLTSTFAQLEPGKTRGYDYTRSGNPAFDRLGATLAHLEQAEYATVFGSGMAAVNAVISTLSSGDHIVAEENIYGCTYRIYDQVFKKFGITISYVDLSDPANYPEIGKQKPALVWIESPTNPMLKIIDIEAVANAAHEAGTELLVDNTFASPFFQNPLALGADISLSSTTKYINGHSDCLGGVVCTNSEDWNEKMIFAQKAVGLNPSPFDCWLISRGLKTLAVRMKQHQENALKITDFLQSLEETDAVRYPFHPSHPQYELARKQMRGGSGIVTAIFNLPFEQVVKLISNLNLFSLAESLGGIESLICHPASMTHASIPKAEREAVGITDGLVRFSVGIEDADDLIEDIQTALKNL; from the coding sequence ATGAAATTTGACACCGCAGCCATACATATCGGCCAGGAGCCGGACCGCGAGACCGGAGCCGTCATTCCGCCCGTCTATCTGACCTCCACTTTCGCCCAGCTCGAACCGGGAAAGACCCGCGGCTATGACTACACGCGCTCGGGCAACCCGGCCTTCGACCGTCTCGGCGCCACACTGGCCCATCTGGAACAGGCGGAATATGCCACCGTTTTCGGTAGCGGTATGGCCGCCGTCAACGCCGTCATCTCCACCCTCTCCTCCGGTGACCACATCGTGGCGGAAGAAAACATCTACGGATGCACCTACCGCATCTACGACCAGGTCTTTAAAAAATTCGGCATCACCATTTCCTATGTCGATCTCTCCGACCCCGCCAACTATCCGGAGATCGGAAAACAGAAACCGGCGCTGGTCTGGATCGAATCGCCGACCAACCCCATGTTGAAAATCATCGATATCGAAGCCGTTGCCAACGCCGCACACGAAGCCGGCACAGAGCTGCTCGTCGACAATACTTTTGCCTCGCCCTTTTTCCAGAATCCGCTGGCCCTCGGGGCGGACATCAGCCTGTCGAGCACCACGAAATACATCAACGGGCACTCCGACTGCCTCGGCGGCGTGGTCTGCACCAATTCCGAAGACTGGAACGAAAAGATGATCTTCGCCCAGAAAGCCGTCGGCCTGAATCCGTCACCGTTCGACTGCTGGCTCATTTCGCGCGGCCTGAAAACCCTTGCCGTACGCATGAAGCAGCACCAGGAAAATGCGCTGAAAATCACCGATTTTCTCCAATCTCTGGAAGAAACCGACGCCGTGCGCTATCCGTTTCATCCGTCACATCCACAGTATGAACTCGCCAGAAAACAGATGCGCGGCGGCAGCGGCATCGTCACCGCCATCTTCAACCTCCCGTTCGAACAGGTCGTGAAACTGATCTCCAATCTCAATCTGTTTTCACTGGCGGAAAGCCTCGGCGGCATTGAATCCCTGATCTGCCATCCGGCATCGATGACCCATGCCTCGATCCCGAAAGCCGAACGCGAAGCGGTCGGCATCACCGATGGCCTCGTCCGCTTTTCCGTGGGCATCGAAGATGCCGACGACCTGATTGAAGATATCCAAACTGCACTTAAAAACCTTTAA
- a CDS encoding PLP-dependent transferase, translating into MGKPIPNTPHAVAMCLPRWQDVIGYEEKNPKTMEKLHLGYPRFFYHPLVEAAVHKFSKRSDECAQLYTTRDAAERCAAYLWVNDPSAEISIRKTDGSAVHLIAFPKKLAALAKAYWQHAGEGISSRCAEALLNGIPAPDADAEAEIIKKRIAEFSGAKAEDIYLFPSGMAAIHAAYIAVRKNRLDAPTAQFAFPYGDTLKLQEKFNPHRALFYNRGDAADLEQLEKDLSESSISGLFCEFPSNPLLTCVDLGKLRELADQFRFPVIIDETLGACINQNTLPASDISAISLTKFFSGTSDVMGGALILNEDSDFYQTLRRELRTIYEPEAFYGADVIQLEKDSRDFRERVEKTNRNAQALSEYLHRHPAVDSVFYPSLTDRETYDQFRRPDGGYGGLLSFVLKEPEKYTEAVYDRLEITKGPNLGTSFSLCCPFVLIAHYDELEWAEKAGASRWLIRISIGIEEPEDLIARLERALP; encoded by the coding sequence TTGGGAAAACCCATTCCCAACACCCCGCATGCCGTTGCCATGTGCCTGCCCCGCTGGCAGGATGTGATCGGTTACGAAGAAAAAAATCCGAAGACCATGGAAAAGCTGCATCTCGGCTATCCGCGTTTTTTTTATCATCCCCTGGTCGAGGCCGCCGTTCATAAATTCAGCAAACGGAGCGACGAATGTGCCCAGCTCTACACGACGCGCGATGCCGCGGAACGTTGCGCAGCCTATCTCTGGGTCAATGATCCGAGTGCTGAAATCAGTATTCGTAAAACGGACGGATCGGCGGTCCACCTGATCGCTTTTCCGAAAAAACTGGCCGCTCTGGCCAAAGCCTATTGGCAGCACGCCGGCGAAGGCATTTCGTCGCGCTGCGCCGAAGCCCTGCTCAACGGCATTCCGGCACCGGACGCCGACGCCGAAGCGGAAATCATTAAAAAGCGCATCGCTGAATTTTCCGGTGCGAAAGCGGAAGATATTTATCTGTTTCCTTCGGGCATGGCGGCCATTCACGCGGCCTATATTGCCGTGCGGAAAAACCGGCTCGATGCCCCGACCGCGCAGTTTGCCTTTCCCTATGGCGATACGCTGAAACTCCAGGAAAAGTTCAACCCGCACCGCGCCCTGTTTTACAACAGGGGCGATGCCGCCGATCTCGAACAGCTGGAAAAGGACCTCTCCGAATCAAGCATTAGCGGACTTTTCTGCGAGTTTCCCTCCAACCCGCTGCTGACCTGCGTCGACCTCGGAAAATTGCGAGAACTGGCGGATCAATTCCGTTTTCCCGTCATCATCGATGAAACCCTCGGTGCCTGCATCAACCAGAATACCCTGCCCGCCTCCGATATCTCCGCCATCAGCCTGACCAAATTTTTCTCCGGCACCAGCGATGTCATGGGCGGCGCCTTGATCCTGAACGAAGATTCGGATTTTTATCAGACCCTTCGCCGGGAACTGCGTACCATCTATGAACCGGAAGCATTCTACGGTGCCGATGTTATTCAGCTGGAAAAAGATTCCCGCGATTTTCGCGAACGGGTGGAAAAGACGAATCGCAACGCGCAGGCGCTCAGCGAATATCTGCACCGGCATCCGGCGGTGGATTCAGTTTTTTATCCGTCGCTGACCGACCGGGAAACCTACGATCAGTTCCGCCGCCCCGACGGCGGTTACGGCGGACTGCTTTCTTTCGTTCTGAAAGAACCTGAAAAGTACACCGAAGCGGTCTATGACCGCCTCGAAATCACCAAAGGTCCGAACCTGGGAACCAGCTTCAGCCTCTGCTGTCCCTTTGTGCTGATTGCCCACTACGATGAACTCGAATGGGCCGAAAAAGCAGGTGCATCGCGCTGGCTCATCCGCATTTCCATCGGCATTGAGGAGCCGGAGGATTTGATTGCGCGCCTCGAACGGGCACTGCCCTAG